A window of the Sabethes cyaneus chromosome 1, idSabCyanKW18_F2, whole genome shotgun sequence genome harbors these coding sequences:
- the LOC128746265 gene encoding uncharacterized protein LOC128746265, which yields MDVHGRHFLIPSFSISVIICVGSKLVHLPADREPLGSYFRVISDGAVLLLHFIYLGSSIDSFLARPNDAYQLLLDTLGFPLACVYAYIQFWSSVVGNHYMSVCAADIVLEYATVLLTAQQYGSPFLAWRRWTALLATVLLTLLNCYSIRWTTTTFAIYMKSLFMSFWMAKIWINLTSIQAAVVSAGQDFVLIMCLTFAVIALLVAVKEFDCFPRDVVSANQTVLLPLYEQLVGVSIPELPVIAACYYSGSLNSFFLTPEPFIKAAQNGQLPFAVSLCQEKTNSPIVLLLLKSVITAIAVGYLSDDLLLLGSTWNCLLIAAAVLFDIATLRANYVQLKCGGNSRLQTVAMCVLHAGFQLANFGWIYHRVTGFGDIARMLLFIASVTIVAFKMVQSDTFVEICCSRLKLTCYPKMGLMTDDVKKPNDACVDSLA from the exons ATGGACGTACACGGGCGACACTTTTTAATTCCGTCGTTTTCCATCAGTGTTATCATCTGCGTCGGTTCGAAGTTGGTGCATCTTCCGGCGGACCGCGAACCGCTCGGCAGCTACTTTCGAGTGATTAGCGATGGTGCCGTTCTGCTGCTGCATTTCATTTATTTAGGCAGTTCCATCGATTCCTTCTTGG CTCGACCGAACGACGCCTACCAGCTTCTGCTGGATACACTTGGATTCCCGTTGGCATGCGTTTACGCCTACATCCAGTTCTGGTCCTCCGTGGTGGGCAACCACTACATGTCGGTGTGTGCTGCGGATATCGTCCTTGAATACGCGACGGTGCTACTAACGGCGCAGCAGTACGGCTCGCCCTTCCTCGCCTGGAGACGCTGGACCGCTTTGTTGGCGACGGTTTTGCTAACTCTACTGAACTGTTACAGCATCCGTTGGACGACCACCACCTTCGCAATCTACATGAAGTCACTGTTTATGAGTTTTTGGatggcaaaaatttggattaatctcACCTCTATTCAGGCTGCCGTTGTCAGTGCGGGGCAGGACTTCGTCCTGATTATGTGTTTGACGTTTGCCGTTATAGCACTGCTGGTGGCCGTTAAGGAATTTGATTGTTTTCCACGAGACGTAGTTTCGGCAAATCAGACGGTGCTGCTTCCCTTGTACGAACAGCTGGTCGGAGTTTCCATTCCGGAGTTGCCGGTGATCGCCGCCTGCTACTATTCTGGCTCGCTGAATAGTTTCTTTCTTACGCCGGAGCCCTTCATCAAAGCAGCCCAGAACGGGCAGCTCCCGTTTGCTGTTTCCTTGTGTCAGGAAAAGACAAACTCTCCGATCGTTTTGCTGCTGTTGAAAAGTGTGATTACTGCAATCGCCGTTGGTTATTTGAGTGATGATCTGCTGCTGCTGGGGTCCACCTGGAATTGTTTGCTCATTGCGGCTGCTGTTTTGTTTGACATTGCAACGTTACGGGCCAATTATGTTCAACTAAAGTGTGGCGGAAATAGTAGACTACAAACGGTTGCCATGTGTGTGCTGCATGCCGGATTTCAACTGGCCAACTTTGGCTGGATCTATCATCGCGTAACGGGATTCGGGGATATTGCCCGGATGCTACTGTTCATCGCTTCGGTTACGATTGTGGCATTTAAGATGGTACAAAGTGATACTTTTGTCGAGATCTGTTGTAGCAGGTTAAAGTTGACGTGCTACCCAAAGATGGGATTAATGACCGATGACGTGAAAAAACCTAACGATGCGTGTGTTGACAGTTTGGCTTAG